The Branchiostoma floridae strain S238N-H82 chromosome 18, Bfl_VNyyK, whole genome shotgun sequence DNA window TTGGCACGTAAACGGCACCCTCAATCTGCATTTCTTTACAatcatttgacatttttgtatcaaatttgGTAATCAAATTTCCATCCATACAGGCAGTGTAGATCAGAGATCCTGCAGGCAGTAGATAACTATGCCATCCTTTGTCTGGACATCGTGTGGTGCTACCTGTGCCTGAAGAATGTGACGGCCCTCCCCGACGCTGAGACCAGGCTGCAGAAATGTGAAGAGCTGTTCCACAAGAGTTACGGCAGCAATCTGGAAAGACTGACAACTGTGAAGGTACGTTTAAGCCACAATGTCACAATTCAAGAGAACGCCAGCTGAATTTGAAGATTGGCCGAAGCTTGCCAAATTTCATAATCACTTGAGCGTTGACCATATTCGCTGCATTTTTGCTGAAGCCCACATAATTGGCAGGATTTCTAGTGACGCtcaagaagagtgatggatgtcactctgATTGTCCAAAAGAAATGTAGTTGTGGAGATTGTACAGTCTCTAGAAACTTTGAAGGTAAGTTCAACCTAGCTCAGAAATTTCCTTGGAAACTTCATATAGAGCTTCTATGGCAATCCGAGTTTGTTCCCAGTGTTGGATACATAGTTTAAATGTTGTACAGTGTTTCATGTTGTcttggtttgtttgttgttgttgtttacctgcaGGGAAGCAGCGGCCAGGAGAAGGCTCTGTTTGTCCGCTTGCACCTTCTGCAAGGTGTGGTGTTCTTTCACCAGGGCCGGAGAAATCAAGCTGTGGCAGAGCTGGCCAAGGTAGCAAAATGGTTATTgcatgttcagttcagtttattaaTAACAACAGTCTTGCAAGTAGCCAATAAAGCTACTGGAAATTACAATAAACAAGGCATTACTATCATATACATTTAGCAGCATACATTCTGTTGTTCTAAAAACGTGTAAAAACATTTACCTAATCTAAAATGACAATCTGAATACATCTTTTTGTAACGCCCTACGAGATACGTGCAATATTGTTAGATCTGATTATTTCAACTTGTGTAAATTAGAAGTAATTCAGTGCAAGACACTGCAATTTTCCAATAAACGCCCTCTTGAATCTTGGATCTTACCCCTTGCTGTACAGGCAGATGCTTTTCTACGACAGCTTCAAGTTGACGAGTCCAAGGTGACGGAGCTGCTGACCATGGGGTTCAGTGGTGCTGAGACCAGGCTCTACAAGTGTCTGAACAAACGAACAAACTAACTTGTTTGTCACTTATCCCATGCTGTACAGGCAGATGCGTTTCTACGACAGCTGCAAGTGGACGAGTCCAAGCTGACAGAGCTGATGACCATGGGGTTCAGTGGTGCAGAGCCAAGGCtctacaagggtctgaacaaaTGAACACACTAACTTGTTACTTATCCCATGCTATACAGGCAGATGCGTTTTTACGACAGCTGCAAGTTGACGAGTCCAAGCTAACGGAGCTAATGACCATGGGGTTCAGCGGTGCAGAGGCCAGGCTGGGACTGCGGGCCTGCAGCAACAATGTTCAGGCTGCAGTCACTCACATCATGCAGAAACAGGAGGTCAGGAGATGTTAGCTTGTACCACATCACTAACGCTATAGCTAGTTAATTTAATTTATAGGGTATCCTATATCTGTTGCATTTAAaaccagggtatttagggatatcaagccaACAgattcaaactgcagtattctGATCAAAGTGCAGTATTTTAAAACTACTGCAATTGTAAACCACCATCTGTTGGCTTGATACTGTTTTTagatacaatggatataggttatccacagataaaggtgagctagagTTACTCCTTGTGTATGTGTGGGAGAGTGTGGTCAGGGGATGTTGGCTTTTGCTGCATGGTTAAAGCTAAGATGTAGGAGAAttcctttacacaaccagtttataCTCACATAGCTTACGCTGGCAACATATAGTGGCGAggagcagaactccagttagaagctctgagaaaggtgtctgagagacatcaaaacgtattaactggttgtgtgaaagaattctcctatatccttagactatattctaccaacctggtGAAATCATCTTCGGGAAATGGTTAGTACAGCTAGTTCATTTAAATGACAGGGTGACCTATATTCTGTTGTATTTAAAATCCGGGGTATTTATGGGATATGATTATGAAGCAAACAGATGGTGGATTCAAATTGCAGTATGTGTGNNNNNNNNNNNNNNNNNNNNNNNNNNNNNNNNNNNNNNNNNNNNNNNNNNNNNNNNNNNNNNNNNNNNNNNNNNNNNNNNNNNNNNNNNNNNNNNNNNNNNNNNNNNNNNNNNNNNNNNNNNNNNNNNNNNNNNNNNNNNNNNNNNNNNNNNNNNNNNNNNNNNNNNNNNNNNNNNNNNNNNNNNNNNNNNNNNNNNNNNNNNNNNNNNNNNNNNNNNNNNNNNNNNNNNNNNNNNNNNNNNNNNNNNNNNNNNNNNNNNNNNNNNNNNNNNNNNNNNNNNNNNNNNNNNNNNNNNNNNNNNNNNNNNNNNNNNNNNNNNNNNNNNNNNNNNNNNNNNNNNNNNNNNNNNNNNNNNNNNNNNNNNNNNNNNNNNNNNNNNNNNNNNNNNNNNNNNNNNNNNNNNNNNNNNNNNNNNNNNNNNNNNNNNNNNNNNNNNNNNNNNNNNNNNNNNNNNNNNNNNNNNNNNNNNNNNNNNNNNNNNNNNNNNNNNNNNNNNNNNNNNNNNNNNNNNNNNNNNNNNNNNNNNNNNNNNNNNNNNNNNNNNNNNNNNNNNNNNNNNNNNNNNNNNNNNNNNNNNNNNNNNNNNNNNNNNNNNNNNNNNNNNNNNNNNNNNNNNNNNNNNNNNNNNNNNNNNNNNNNNttaagtttgtgtgtgtgtgtgtgtgtgtgtgtgtgtgtgtgtgtgtgtgtgtgtgtgtgtgagagagagcttagtgtgtttgtgtgtgtcccgaactgtgtgtgtttgtaatgtatgtgtttgcatctatgtgtgtgtgcctaTGTTCGTGTGCATGTACATATCATTAAATGTATTTTATTTCCTCTTTCCGGTTCTAGGAAAGAAgagaaatcaagaaaaaagAGCAGGAGGAGAGAAGACAAAAGAAATTAGCGAAGAAGCTCGGGAAGACGGCCAATGGGGACGTTTTATAGCCATGTAGCTGCTGTAGTCGGAGATGTAGTCATGAAGAGagacatgtaaatgtcacaatatgtataattattatcatttttcaataaagctttaacaaaaaaaacacaggtgagttgatgaaggttagacatccaggtaataagatacaccaaaaagcagttgctcAATATattcaactggatatgattttagaaatggtcagaagtttcagacaaccatccggttgatatgcaaaagagatctagttgatcAATTCACaactaggatataaaaactcctAAAAACTACAATACAGGTGCTGAGCACTGGGCTGATACAGACTACCATTCAGGACCTTTCCATCTTGCCCGAGACCATTGGCTCAATTCTTTCACTTGCTCATCACACACAATGAACATGTTTAATTTAAGTAAGAATAAGCAGAGCAGTAGTTTCTTACGCTAGAACATTGTGAAGGTTTaccattttatttttggttgcaaatgttacctttattTAGTTTCTGGTTGCATATTTGTGATGTTTTACAAATGATGCAACAAAAACTCATGTCTCCTTCTCCAAAGGTTCTACAGGATCGCCCCGAGCTCCTGACCTTGCCTGACCCTGACCCCGGCCCTGTGTCTATCACTGATGAAATGTTGGCTCAGGTAATTAAACAGCGCAACTTTTTCATCAGAGTTAAACTGTAACTTTTAAAGGAAGGTTTTAAAGTTTAACACGTTACTTGCCACACGCAATATATATAGCActcaccaacaagctttcagtcagtcctctgatccttttcgATTCAATccattgctgacatcacacatTACAGGGTCGGCAGAGTATCAACGGATTAGTTCTAGGCCAAACGCCCTGCCTTTAGTTGCTGCCTTTTATATCTCGGAAGTGAAGCAACACAAAGTCCGGACAGTTCTTGAATGGGAGACTACCCAAGGATGACCGGCTGTAGCCGGACCAAAAAAGTCCACAAAATTGTCTTTCAGGAGCgacataaaatgggggtcccatgCTCAAGGACTTAGGAGGAGCCTAGACCatgttaatcagcctcattactcaacatattgggtacctactggctgcaaatactcCCGATATTTTTAgtattattattgttatctaggtaggtcgtgagttcgatccccggccgagtcacaccaaagacttaaaaaatggtacatgctgctttctctgcttagcactcagcattcgggaaagagtatggaagttgaacacagtcaccactaccagtggactagccccctgctgtagtgattgcgttgtgtggcccagggctaaggaaacagagatagGCACCTCCCTATGCGCCTTTAGGTGCGGtaagggtttaactttaacgTAACTTTAATTGTTATCTTTATCTCCTCAGTTGGTGTCGCTTGGGTTTGACCCTGAGATGTCCAGACGGGCGCTGCAGTCTTGCCAGGGGATGGCACAGAGGGCCATCGACATGCTGCTGCAGAGCGGAGGCATTCTGCCAGAGGGCTCTCCTGCAAATGGCAGTGCCTCAACATCATCCAGCTCTTCCACATCCTCCTCTTCTGCCActccatcttcatcatcatcatcatcaggtacTGCATTGTTGTTAGGCCAAACTAACTTCAtgttgaaccaagctgagtctaccagcaaaatttgcccctcataataaaggaaatagcattttcaGAGAGTCtagatttcacaattttcccaGGGAACATATCCCCATcccatgccccccccccccctctaccTAGGTCGcacctttgacaggatttccattcaaaatctaggtgacggaaaaaaattcaggctggttAGAACACTGATATGGGTTGGGGTAGGTCGGGAGAAGTTTGAGAGTGTTCAGaaaattcaaacgtggctgacCCAAAAAGCGACAGTGAAGCACCCTGACTTCGTGGCGTCCTCGTAACACTGCGGCATCAAATTTTTactccttgaatgttggtagttgcttcatcttattatGTAGAAAAGTGCCCACAAATTTGACTTTGataattgaagttctacaaccctgaATCAGGCTAATGTTTCTCAGATTGTCATCAACATTTCTTATGTCCTCCACCTTACTCCAGATGCCTCCCCAGCTAAATCTCCGGAGGAGCTCCGAAGGGAGAGGGAAGCGTACGAGGAACTTGCCTCAGATCTGGCAGACCACGAGGAAGACTACTTGGACTTGACCTTGGAAGAGGAGTCGACCTTCCTTCAAGAGTATAGGGCGCTCCTTGAGTCAACACTGTCGTTCTGAATACTACCAAaaatcttagcatgaaagttcatctgtgttggtaaatgacatgaTGACATGACTTACAATACTTCCAGAGTAGCCAAGACAACTTAAGTCAGCAACAGAGGTGGTAACCTTGTAAGCAAAAGCATACATAAAACAACTGCCTCAAAAAATCCAGAATAGAATTATTAAAACAGGGAGGCTGTTGTTATGTCCTTCAATGCTTGGTATAGTCAACACTGTTCACTATGCAAAGATTGTAGACTAGATACATTACGGTGTCTTTGGTTTTAAGAGCTTAAGTCTtgaaatgataataaatatgaATTTTATCTCATAAGTTCAGCAGTTATTATTTGTATTTTCTGCAATTTAAAGGTAGTTTGATCCAGGACGTGGTGgtttgtgaaaacgatctatgtGATTTTGAAACAGGAGATGATTCGATATAAATCGTACTCAAAAGGCACTTCTATGCttattgtttattgataaaACTCAATTTAAATTGTCAATAGTTATGTAAACAAAGTAGCTGAAACCCAGTGCAACAGTTTCTAGCTTGCAAGGTGATTTTGAAAGCATGTCTATATATACGGTCCATTAGGAGTTCGGAAATGTCACCACCTGATCCAAGGGCAAGATTAAGAGCTTAATGTAAAGTAGAATGTGAAAGACATTATGATCAATAAGGAGTTCGAATTCTACTACATGTTAAAATGTCGCCACCTGAGCCAAGGGCTAGACGAAAAGCTTAGTGTCAATATAGAATGTGAAAATTAAGACTAAATTTATTTGTTCAAAGTACAAGTCTTTGTTAACTACACCAAATAGCAAGTAGTCTTGCCAGACTTGTTAATAGACAATCCTTGTCACATAAAATACTGGTACTCGACCCCGACGGACATCTTTTTAtcaaagtagaagtagaagtactCATACTATGCCGTACTGTGCGTATGCCCTAAACTGACAtaaaacgattgagatgcgtatgaggtgcgtattgTGGGGGTATAATGAACATGTCAATACGGACTGCAtatagatgtaacgttacttgtacaGTCACGCTCTTGTATCTGCACCTTAAAATGCAAAGTCTGTCAAACTCCTTGGTAGAGcacatatagatagatagatatcagTCCTTTAGCGTCACGGTGGTTAACGAATGGAACTCCCTGCCACAGGAGGTTGTAGACGCCAAGTCTGTGAATGAGTTTAAAACCAAGCTTGATAAACTGGGAGAGCGAGAAGTACACCCTGCAAGTGTGAAGATCAGGAGCTACAGGCGTCGCCTTCTTCCCGAGGATGGTATCAAATGTATCAAAGATATAGATGAAAAAATATATaggtatacatacataaaactaTGTAGTTACACGTACACACAACTATGTCTGCAATGAGCCTGACATTTGGTTCCTTGTGCGTACGACCACGTGAAGTCTGTCCATGTATGTGCGCTACACTGGCTAATCATATAAGTGCGTCTGCGTTACGAAAGTTGTTCAATGAGTTAAGCCGCCGAGGAATGCTGAACCCCATGTACCAGGGCATTTTAAATTGTATCTAAGGTTATGTGTTGGATTTCCAGAACATTCTGTTTCCTTTGaactaactacatgtatatttctttgTTCTAATGTCCTAAGTTCGAATCCGGATGTTTATCTATGTTGCAACATTGGCCTAAGTAAAGACACTATCATTCTCCAATTTCCTACGACTCAACTGTGTACCTAGGGACGCCTTCTCAGATGGGACATTTGTATGATACCAGAGGTATCGACTGAATtgtttcaggtccggtttttctggaccggtttatttatttatttatttatttatttatttgttcagctgtttacaaacagccagggctgcccaactagccgtaggctattgtcaagggctaaccctgaacatgttcgcacatgtttgcacacgacgggttataccgccccttacgggtgacacacccgtccgggtgaatgatgtagatcaccatgtggctgatacgagacagaggttcgccaggcctccatccgggtgatttgaagtgaatcaccaactcccgacagaaggatttgcaccaacgcacaccgcaccatcgcacgtgtgggggatctttaacgtgcatggggtatggctctccccatacacgggtcctccatttaacgtcctatccgagggacgactcatttttcacttgagtaaagtgaggaaagtcgtgtaaagtgcctttcccaagggcacaagaccggcaacacggcaggcggattcgaaccggcgacctctcggtcacgggccgaatacactaccactgtgctacgcggccccactgtGGACCGGtccaaccaaaaaaaaaacggttttgtacctaAATAAAATTCCAGAACAGTTTTCAAACGAGTTTTCCTAATTTACAACATCGTGCTGCAGTGTTGCTAGCCTCCACATTTTTCAAAGTGTTTTTTAACCTACTTTGAAATTCATGCATTTTTGTAAGTATTATGATGTAAGTAACGTTAGTATAAGTATATTTACAATTGAAGGGCATTTTCCCATGGTATTACAAATACAACATTGTAACTGGGAAGTTAACTTGTTGGCTAATCCAGCATTCAGTATCTTTACAGAATTTTGCTAGCTCAGAACAATCTCCAAAAAGATGAGTACTAGTCTCACTATTACAGTATAAGCATAGTTTGTTATCAAGTATTTTCCAAGCAAATACTCCTTTTTTGGGTAAGGAAGTTGTGTAAAAGTTTGAATTGGAAAGTCCTAGCGTATAAATCGGTGGTTGttttataaatgaataaatctgaatttttttgttacttttcatgCCATATCTAACATTTCGTTATCTGTtaaaaatggattaaaaaacAACTTTCCAATTCAAACTTTTACACAGCTTCCTTGCCCTTAAACAAGTCCTTTTAAAAAGCTAGTATAAccggtgataacaaattccactctacgatagttctggaaaagtacaaatttttgaacacatcaatcctaggttggtaactctggtatttgaaggcatgactgtttcttgttcttttgtgagctggtattagatacttatcagttggtacgtccaccagtttattggtcattttgtacatcatggaaagtctggacattttccttctgtcttcaagtggcatccactgcaaatctgttttcattttggtaacactagctaGCATCCCTGTGTAGTtgtagcatccctgtt harbors:
- the LOC118406065 gene encoding NEDD8 ultimate buster 1-like, yielding MQDKRQWDASVYTSEKMSSIHTEEVQRQLREVLNRDKVKLWESPYSREDGTADQIPENLILKYSDELRLSKDVVASNMEELRLHAVRKLASRRKFQTSGVATLKVKLAGKGNLKSSSFEVETTLQMLGKDFKKLLSEKCGLAADHLKPIAVGRVIKDDVPLSSQHIGNNAQVLVICLSESEAEAQRKEEQMSKVRRAREGAELLANTFSADDDMEHDGNQYGLQIADQTGRALQIPREEKRALTVAMALNERGKAALKRKQHGEALLLLLEADREFQQCRSEILQAVDNYAILCLDIVWCYLCLKNVTALPDAETRLQKCEELFHKSYGSNLERLTTVKGSSGQEKALFVRLHLLQGVVFFHQGRRNQAVAELAKADAFLRQLQVDESKLTELMTMGFSGAEARLGLRACSNNVQAAVTHIMQKQEERREIKKKEQEERRQKKLAKKLGKTANGDVLQDRPELLTLPDPDPGPVSITDEMLAQLVSLGFDPEMSRRALQSCQGMAQRAIDMLLQSGGILPEGSPANGSASTSSSSSTSSSSATPSSSSSSSDASPAKSPEELRREREAYEELASDLADHEEDYLDLTLEEESTFLQEYRALLESTLSF